The sequence below is a genomic window from Gavia stellata isolate bGavSte3 chromosome 11, bGavSte3.hap2, whole genome shotgun sequence.
TTTAACTTACTTGACTTTTCCAGGATGTTTCTGTAAAGtcgttttcttttcctcattacAAGGGGAGTCTTGTGCCTCATTTCCTGACTTTGCTCCTGTTTGGGGAGAGAGGTGGAAAGTTAAGAGCAAACCCATTTGTGTGTGATACGAAATGAGTAAGGCGCTATACGACTCAGGCATCATggattcaaaaagaaaagaaaaaacaaaacaaaccacaagaGTTaagcagcgggggggggggggggaagaagctTTCTCCGAGGGGAAACTGGAGGCTGTCTCCCCAGCAAAGCAGCACATGTTTTATGGAGTCATGAAGTTTCCATGGCTgatttagggggaaaaaaaatatgaaaggaCATCTTTTCAGTTCGCCTTTGATCTGACATTCACCTTCTGGCAGGCTATTGTAAGGCAGGTTTTTACCAACTCGACTATATTGTTTACAGATCCTTCCCTCCCGAAATTAAATTTCGGACTCTCTGCGAGCCTCCAACGCAAGTTGTTGTCTCAGCAAGGATTAGTATAGTACCACCCTGGCACTTCTCCCTGCCTATAATTTTCAGCTTGCTCTTTGCACTCTGCAAGGCAGAGCACTGCCACTACTGCAGGCAGAACTTTGCACAGCTTTCTTTGAGCGGCAGCAATAGCCCTGAGAGCAGATCTGGGGTTTGATGCAGTGTGCAAGTCTCAGTTTTTGCAGATATCTTTGAAATTCTCGGGGGTTTGGGTgatttgttttttggttttgggttccccccacacacacagaaaagcacacTGGAATCTGGAATCAGTTACTTCAGGGGCGATGATTATTGTTATTGCTCTCACTACTATTATTATAGGGACTCCAGGGCtggtaaataaaaaaactaTACTAACACAAATAATTGATGATATTAATTACGAAACTTCATCAGCGTATCACAGTCATACTCTATCACAAATAATTTGATGCCCTCAATATTTTCACCGCTGTGATGAAAATTACTGCCgaaataaaaagaagtagaGGAACCCCTTAGGAATTATATTTTCTAGTCAACCCCCATTCGCCCTCATACTTTTATCAAGTGAGAGCGGCAAACCCTGCCCCGCTAGCGAGAGTTTTGCAGGAGTTGTGCTTTAGCGGTTAGGatgggaggctggaggagagctcGGTTCCCGACCGTTCTCCAAAACTTGTTGaaactggacaaaaaaaaaaaaaaaatcgctgcatttaatatttcaaatggTTACCAGATGACAAAAAACGAAGGCAAAACAGTTGTGGATTTCAGAGTAAATATTGGCTAAAGCTCTGGCTCGACCTCGCACGCCTTTCTGCTCTACCCAGTGCCACTGGCGGAGCAGGGGGGTGAGGACGCCCCATCGCCCGAGCCGGTCGGATCTCGGCCGGGCCGAGCCCCGGAGCTCCGGTGCGGGGTCCCAGTCCGCCCCCCGGGTCCCacgctggggctgggggtgcgaGGGGCTGCAGCCCGCGCAGGAGGGACCCGGCCCCCCTTCCCCAAACGCTCACTGCTGCACCCGGGCAAAGGTGCGCCgcggagcggggctgggagcagccgccgcccccgcgggagcccggcggccccgggcgggTTTGGCGGCGTTGCCCCGGGATGCGTGAGCCGGGTGAGCGTGCGGCGGCGGGGACGGCGTGTACCTCGCCGCCGCCGGCTTGTCGCGCAACCTGTGCTTTCCGCGGCCGCGCAGGGTGAAGGGAGCCCTCGCCGGGAAGGTATCGGTGAGGAAATAAAGTTCCTCAGCTGCGGGTGGAGGGAGCcccgagcccagcccagcaaaGGGGCTCCCCGCCCGGGcgggctccctggggctgggggaccgTGCGTGACAAAGGAGCAGCGGGGGGGCTCGGCGAGGAGCCCACGCCGGTCCCCCTCCAGCCCGGCGCTGTGCCGGTGCTCGGGACTGGCACATGGAGCCGGGCTCGGGTCAGAGGTCACCCCTGAGGGCATCACCCTCGGCAGGGATTTGGGAGcatctccccttccccagccggCGCCGGGCGCGGAGCGTCCCCTCGGGGCCGCGACCAGGGTCTCAGCCCCTCCGCGGGCTCTTCGCGAAGTTGGCGGCGGCACCCAGCTCCTTTGGCAGctcccccggccctgcccacgggggggtggggggggggcggagggggtcGGCCGGCCTCCCGGGCTCCGTCCCTCCTGCACCCGCCTATAAAGACGGGCGTGCGGTGCCGGAGCGCCGGCTCCCCCGGCGCTCCCCCTTGGCACCGGGCGCGGCGGTGGGCGAGGCGCTGGGCGGGGAGCGCATCCCCCGGGACGCCTCCCCACGGGGCTCGCCATTGTCAGCGCTCCTCGCTCtctgcccgccgccccgggcccccgGCTCCGCCTCGGCGGCCGCAGGACCCGGCCGGACCCGCCGCCTGCCCGTCCCCGTCGAGCCCGGTCGCTGTCGGGGTTGGGAGCGCCTCCGCCCCGCTCCGCGgacccccgccgccccgcgtTGCGCGTCCGGCGGGCTCGGGCCCCTCCTCGGGCTCGGGGGGGCGGGCCCGGCGTCCGGCGGAGGGTGCCGGAGCCCCCCTCGACGGCGCCCGGGCGCTTctccctccgcccgcccccgcccgccgagATGCCGCCGGGGGCCGGCCCCACGTGGGCGCGGGGCAGCCGAGGCACGGCCCCCCCTCACCGCGGggctccagcccctctcccccggGGTGGCCAAGCCTCCTCCCGCCGGGGCCCCCCGAGGGCAGGGAGCCCTCGTCCAGCCCtgggggcaggcggcgggggcTAGCCAGCTGCCCGAGCTGCCCGGGCACCCCCTGCTCCCAGGCACTTACCCCTGCGACCTGTTGAAGGTTTTCCCTCATTTCTGAACTGGCAAAAATAGaagtgggggtggggggaaagggaaaagaaagaaagaatgaaagaagaaaacaatgacacccccccccccccaagaacCCACCACCTCTTTGGCGCTTCCATCGAGGCGGTcatccttcatttcttcttttcttgctttctggaAGCAGTTAGGGAATGTATGATGAAGCAGAAATGAGCCGTCAGGATGATATTTTAATGGCTTATATGTCACGTTGGTGCATGTGGCTTTGAACTGGAGCAGCTTTCGTTTCCTGCAGAGAGCGCGCCGCAAATCCCACTTGATAACTTCTACAAcccacaacatttttttttttttttttacattcactCTTACACTGTATATTTAGATACGCTTCCTAAAAATACCCTCTCGTCTGCCTTCTCGTATATTTTGCACCGACCTGGAATGATCACTGGGTTCCCCCTGCACTGGCAGGCAGGCTAGCACCGGACTACCTAACTTTCTGGATCTCCTAATGCCATCGCCCTGAAGACTTCACAATGAGGCTGACAACTTTGTCCTTTGCTTAATTTTAGCACCAAATTCAGAGAGTAATGTAACACCCGCCTATAGACCACGTCCACAGACAGGCGCGCTCCTAGAGCGGGTATACCTGTTGCTATAAGCTATCGCAATTCCGTCGAATGGGTTTGGCAGAATAAATGCAAACGTGTAGATTCAGCCCAGCATTATTCTGGAAAAACTGTAAAGCCTCCCAAGATCCAAGGAAATTACATAATACATCTGCTTTGAAAGCGATCTCCGTGCACCCGGCACAGGCAAACTGCATCTGCAGATAAACTGCAGCGAAACATTCCTCCCAGGCGTATCCAAGTTTATttcttgttgtttgtttgttttctaggCGCAATGGCCATTTTTACACCTCTCGAAATGAGGCAGTTCTCACCCGAGAGGGGTTCGCGCAGCAGCGCTGCTGCTCCGATTCCCCAGTACCTGCGCGGCGGATTGCTTCCCAGCGCCTTTAATTACAGGGGATGAGTTTAAAGTTTCTTTGTTTGGCACTAGGAATTGGAGGGGCTCGGATTGAGCTGCGAAGGAGGCAAGTGAAGGGCTGAACAAAGGCGGAATGGAAGGAGTCCGACTCTTAGCGAGCTTTTGGTGTTTTCGTTACTCGAAAATAATTAGAGCTAATGAATATGCAGGCGActgagtaaataaataatttgccGGGTTTATgtacgtgcacacacacatgggCGCATACGTAAGTGTATATATGCGTACGCACACAAAGACGTctatattttaaagtttcacgagatctttttttttttcagtgccgGAGCGTCGTTTAAAATATTGTACAAATGTTGCTTAGCTTAATTGATTAAGCCACAaaggttttctgcttttaaataccGTACTTATACCTTTCAACAATCATTTTAATATATAGTCAATGGCTCTTTGTAGCGAGAACAAAAAAGAACTATCCGCAGTTTTTCAATAGACTTTGAGCTGGGGAAAGACAGGTTAATCGAGGGTTGCATCTAGAAAACAACCAAGTGTTGTATGTTTGCACTGAATCcaaatgtctgcatttttctAACTAAATCAAAGGGagtgttatttctttttctgctcacTCATCTGAAGGTAAGTAAATTTTCTCTGGCGATCAAAAGCCTGGTCAGCAACAAAGACACCGCCTGCTTTTTCCACCGTCCTGGTGTGGCAAGTTGAGGAATTTCAATAACTGTGACAAGGGTGACTGATTTGTGAACTAGAAAAGGTTTGAATGTCAGAAAATTTACATTGCTCCTATCGaggattttaaataaatttttgcccccccccaaaaaaaaaaaaaaaaaaagaaaaagagaagaagtaTCGGGGAGTTTCATGCAGTAGGAGGAGAAACAATGTAGGTTTGGGAAATTTACAGTTTTACCTGAATGAAAGAGACCCCGTAAAAAGAGAGAGCGAGAGAAAAGGAGAgcgagagagaaagaagaaagaaaataacaaaaaagaggcgagacaacaacaacaaaagtaGAAAGTTAAGAGTTCTCACCCACCTGCGTTTTGATGGGTGCAGAAAACAAGATTTATTTCAGAAACCTGATGGAGGGATAGAGTCAGCTACCCAGAGAAATCACGCctggtgtttaaaaataaaatcaaatgcaCCCAGCACCTACTCTCGGAGAGCTTCGGTCTAAACAAGCGGAAAACAACAACTTCAAAAGAAGCGAGTGCCTACAGGGCTTCTCTTTTCAAAGCCTAAAAAGTTGCTCAGTGATCTTAAAAATTCTGGATCACCAAGAAATCATCATTACCATCATTATCAGAgtgctggggagagagggacagagagagggagagcgGGGGAGAAAAGAAccctaataataataaaagattttttttttccttagcacaCGTACACACAAAAAGATGCGCTGGAAATATTTTcgtgcaaaaaaaaaaaaaaaaaggctttatatattaaaaaaaaaaagttgctacTCCTGCAGCCCTGTTTGTCAGAAGGGATGTCAGGGCGCTCACAATACCTGCGATTGATGAGGCGGAGGGGCCAATCagcggcgggaggcggccgTGCGCGCCCCTCGttggcggggccggggggagtTACGCGGGGAAGGGGGAGCCGCCGCCGACCAATGGGCGCCCACGTCAGCCCGCACGTCGCTCCGCCCCCGGCTCCCATTCATCAAGGGGGGGGACGGTGTCGTCTTTTCAATTCATTTATCTGCAGGAATGATTGCCGCTATCAGTCTCGCGTTCACCGCCCGGCTGAGGAGGTGAAAGTTTCTCCCCAGGAAGATAAACCGCAAAAGACAATATTGTGCATGATTTGCGCCTTTTTTTGCaaagcgaaaaaaaaaaaaaaaggccccccaaaaaaaaaaatcggggAGAGTGTGGGGAGGCTcgaagaggagagagaaacaagCTCTCGGCCACTTTGCAACATTCCTATAgccaaaaaaatcactgaaggaagtttcttttttgttttgtttttttgctgcCCGTGTTGATCTCTCTCCGTTATTGTTATTTGCAGCCAGTTTATTTTTGAGCCCACCcaaccccccccctccccacttAAACCTCCCTGAAAAGTCAAAGCAGAGAGACAGTGAATATTTTTGGggcacatttttattattattatttgcaaCTGCGAAGATCTCTTCCCCCCTTCCGCAccagcctctttttttttttttttttttcccctcttcttccccctttttttttttccttccccctgcgCTGATGCCGAAGGGGGTGTTTTTGATGTGGTTGCTTTGGTGGTGATCGTCGCTGACTTTCCAAAGAGGGTGTTTtcgccgctgctgctgctgctgccgctgctgctgccgctgctgctgcttctctccgcgttgtgtgtgtgcgcgcgtgctttttttttggttgctgCATCGACGCTGGGAAGATGCTTCTGGATGCTGGACCGCAGTATCCCGCCATAGGAGTCACTACCTTCGGATCCTCCCGCCACCACTCCACGGCCGATGTCACGGACAGAGAAGTGGGGCTGGGGATCAACCCCTTCGCCGACGGCATGGGCGCCTTCAAAATCAACCCCAGCACCCACGAGCTGGCCTCGGCCGGCCAGACCGCCTTCACCTCGCAGGCGCCCGGCTACGCGGCGGCGGCCCTGGGGCACCACCACCACCCGACCCATGTCAGCTCCTACTCCAGCGCCGCCTTCAACTCCACCCGGGACTTTCTGTTCCGCAACCGCGGCTtcggggaggcggcggccgccAGCGCCCAGCACAGCCTCTTCGCCTCCGCCGCCGGCAGCTTCGCCGGACCCCACGGACACACCGATGCCGCGGGACATATACTTTTCCCGGGGCTGCACGAACAAGCCACCAGCCACGCCTCGCCTAACGTGGTGAACGGGCAGATGCGCCTGGGCTTCTCCGGAGACATGTACGGCAGACCCGACCAGTACGGCCAGGTCACCAGCCCCCGCTCCGAGCACTACGCCTCGACCCAGCTGCACGGCTACGGCCACATGAACATGAACATGGCAGCCCACCACGGGGCAGGGGCCTTCTTCCGCTACATGCGGCAGCCCATCAAACAGGAACTCATCTGTAAGTGGATTGAGCCCGAGCAATTGTCAAACCCCAAAAAGTCCTGCAACAAAACTTTCAGCACGATGCACGAGCTGGTGACTCATGTCACGGTGGAGCACGTTGGAGGACCCGAGCAGTCCAATCACATATGTTTCTGGGAAGAGTGTCCGAGAGAAGGGAAACCTTTCAAGGCCAAATACAAACTTGTAAATCACATCAGAGTCCACACAGGTGAAAAGCCtttcccctgccccttcccaggctgTGGCAAAGTGTTTGCCAGATCAGAGAATCtcaaaatacacaaaagaaCTCATACAGGTACGGTAACCTTCTCTGTAGCTTTTCTCTCTGCGAGTGGAAGCGCCGAGcgccggggccggagcggggcgcggggccgggccgggggggccgggggggccggggcgctgCTTGGCTGAGGGTCGGGCTGCAGGCGGGAGGGGGTAGGTACGAGCCAGGGCCACTGATTTTGCCGGAGAGGCAGGCTCGGAGCTCCGCGGCAAAACGAGCTCGGTCACAGCCACGCCAGCggcagcaacaaaaagaaaattatcccTGCCGAGGCAGAGGGGGAGCAAGGCAGGgtctgctgctggggctgttagggcggggggtgtgtgggggggtgtgggggtcgCAGCAACCTGTCCTGTTTAAATTTATAGGTTTTAATTAATTGTTGTTCGGCAGT
It includes:
- the LOC132317701 gene encoding zinc finger protein ZIC 1 is translated as MLLDAGPQYPAIGVTTFGSSRHHSTADVTDREVGLGINPFADGMGAFKINPSTHELASAGQTAFTSQAPGYAAAALGHHHHPTHVSSYSSAAFNSTRDFLFRNRGFGEAAAASAQHSLFASAAGSFAGPHGHTDAAGHILFPGLHEQATSHASPNVVNGQMRLGFSGDMYGRPDQYGQVTSPRSEHYASTQLHGYGHMNMNMAAHHGAGAFFRYMRQPIKQELICKWIEPEQLSNPKKSCNKTFSTMHELVTHVTVEHVGGPEQSNHICFWEECPREGKPFKAKYKLVNHIRVHTGEKPFPCPFPGCGKVFARSENLKIHKRTHTGEKPFKCEFEGCDRRFANSSDRKKHMHVHTSDKPYLCKMCDKSYTHPSSLRKHMKVHESSSQGSQPSPAASSGYESSTPPTIVSPSTENQTASSLSPSSSAVHHTSSHSTLTSNFNEWYV